The following nucleotide sequence is from Paenibacillus andongensis.
TGCCCAGTGTTTTAAAAAGCATCTCTGCCGTATGCACGCCATACCAGTATAGCCCCGGCTGTGTGAGTTGCATAGCTAGCGGACCATAGCAGTCCATGCCGATAATGCTGCCGCTTTCAGATTCCAGTAACGCCTCCGTCAATGCTTCGGCATAACGAAGCGAAGAACAGCTCATCATCGGTATGCGATGCAGCTGGGCCAATTCCACGATAGCCTTCGCATCGGAGGAAGAAAGAGCCATTGGCTTATCGATGAAAATCGGTTTGCGATAAGCCGCAATGCGTCGAAACAGCTCGAGATGAACCCGCCCGTCGACCGACACCATCAGAATAGCATCGCAAGCCTCAGCCACCGCTTCCGGCGAATCAACAATTTTCACACCATACTTGTCGCGAACTTGCTCCGTAAACCCTTCAACTCGTGAATAACTCATCTCGAAGTCGGCTGAACCGCCTGGATAAGCAACCGTCACTTCCCCGCCGGGCACATAATAAGCATGATTCTTATCGTTTAACAATTGCGTAAATGTGGGAGCATGCGATGAATCGAGTCCTATCATACCAATTCGAATCGGTTTACCAGACATCATCCGTAAATCCTCCATTCCACAATCAATCTGCTAACCATTCAGATAAGTGCTTCTTAACAAATTCATCGTCGTTCAAGCTCGGATAATTGCGATAGACGCGGTCAATTTCCTCCATTTGTCCGTTAGAGAGCCCTTCTTCGGGATTTAAACACCAACGTCCTTCCAAAAGACCTTGTCTCCTAAGCACCTCATGAATCCCGGCTATACAGCCCGCAAATCCATTCGCTGTGTCGAAAAATGCCGCATTAGAGTCCGTTACTTCAATATTGCGCGTCAACCAGTGGGAACTTAGACTTTCATCGTTTCGTACAAGTTTGATGGCATCCAAGAGTTCAACAGCCTTTTGCGTCCAAACAGACCAATGACCCAACAAACCGCCCACTATTTTTTTCTCAACCTTGTTTCCGTTAACGACAAAATGGTATGTGGTCAGCAGATCATTCACAATATTATCGTCATTGCCTGTATACAGAGCGATTTCATCTCTTCGCTCAGAATTACATACAGCACGCACGACATCGATCGTTTGATAACGGTTAAACGGTGCCATTTTGATTCCCGCCACGCCGGAAATGTTCGCAAATTCTTTCCAGAAATCGTAGCTTAGTACTCTCCCACCGACGGAAGGCTGTAGGTAAAAGCCGAATACCGGAATGATCTCCGCGATTTTGGCAATTCGCTTCAGTAAGTCATTCTCTGTCCAGCTCTGAAGTCCTCCCATGCTGACTAGACCGAGATCATATCCGAGACCCACTGCTGTTTCCGCTTCATAAACGGCTTGCTCGGTTGGGCCGCATATGCCGGCTACTTGAAGGAAAGGTCTGTTTAACTTGGCATTCTTCACTTCTTCGGATGCTAATTTCAGTACCTTTTCGAAAAGATTATGCTCCTTGTCCCTGATCTCAAACTGTGTCGTATGCACAGCAACTGCGATGCCGCCAGTTCCTGAAGCCATATAATAACGTGTCAAGGCTCTTTGCCTGCGTTCGTCCATTTCTCTTGCAGCGTTTAACGCAAGCGGATGTGCGGGAATAACCTGACCTTCGTGCAGCGCTCTGTATTTTTCCGGAGTAAGTGGTTTGAATATACTCATCTTTAATATTTCCCCTCCCGCTCTTGGAAATGGGTTGGTTTATTCCAAGTGTGACCATCAGCCAAACACCACTCGGCAGTCCATTCAATCATTTGCTGCATGGAAACTTGAGGATAACCGAACAACTGATGGGCTTTTGCAGAATTGCTCAATAAAGCTGTAGGCGATTCTTCACCTACAAAGATAGGTTCTACACCAAATCTTTGGCCAAACATATTTGCCGCCCAACGCATCGATAACGTTTCAGGACCGGATACATTTAAGAAGTTAGGCGGGGAACTGGCAATATTCAAAGAACGAATAGCCATTTCATTCGCATCCCCCTGCCAAATACAGTTCACATTGCCCATGGTGATGTTGATAGGTTTCCCTGCTTTAACTGATTTCGCTATTTCCAAAAGCACGCCATAGCGCAAATCCACCGCATAATTCAGTCTGAAAATGGTCAATGGCGTATTATACTTACGGGAAAAATGCTCAAAAATTCGCTCACGACCTAAACAAGATTGACCATACTCTCCGATCGGGCCTGTCGCCGTATCTTCTGTAGCTCCTCCATGAGCAACCGGTGTGAATGGGTACACATTCCCTGTAGAAAAAGCGACAATTCGAGAGTTTTTATATTTTTCCGCAACACGTCCAGGGAGGTAAGCATTCATTGCCCATGTAAAATGTTCATTCCCCATCGTGCCAAATTTATTTCCCGCCATATAAATCACATTCTTCACATCAGGCAGCTGCTGAAGCTGTTGATCGTTCAATAAATCAACAGAAATCGTTTCAACACCGTCTCCTTCCAGTTCTTGTTTTAAGCCTTCGGAAGAGAACCGCGAAGCGCCGATCACCTTTTTATTTACACCGGCTTCTTTGATCGCGTTCATGGCTAACCTAGCCAAACTAGGTCCCATCTTACCGCCAATACCAAGTAACAGAATATCCCCATCGAGTGCTGCAATATCATTGATTAAAGCGGACGAAGGCTGAGCTAGCTTTGTTTCTAAGTCGTGGATTGTTTTCATGTCGTTCTCCTCTCGATTTTCAAGTCTACATCCCTATTTTAATGAGCCGATACATTAAAAGACAAGTCTTTAAAATGTCTATAAATAAACAGAGGGATAGGACGAATCCCTTTCCATCTCACCTTAGTTGTTCATGCTTTCATCCAGAAACGCAAACTCGAAAATTTGCCGTGGACGGCCTTTCGGCATTTTCTCCATACCGCTTGTCCGGACTAAACCTGTATCCGACCATTCGAGCAGTAATCGATGGGTGCTTCTAACCGTAATATTGAGCAGCAAAGCTAATTCTTGAACGTTATACTCTTTCTTGCCGGTACGGGCATAGGTGACAAGCAGCCTGCTTAAGTAAGGAGAAGTCATATTGGCGTTCTCTGCTTTTTTAATAAAGTCAGGATTCACCAATTCCAAATCTTTCACCTGGGCATCCACCATCTCCAAAGGTCCAAGTATGCCTCTGTCCTCTCTAACGATAAAGCATGAGTTGCCGCTCGCTTCCTTGGATTTCCGCAAGGCCGATCTTGCATTCGAGCCCGCTTCATTGGCCGTTCTGCCGAATCCAACACCAATACTTAACGTTAACTGATAGGATCTATAGATTTCTGATGCCAGAGGAACTCTTTTGTATCCAGCCGTTTCTTGTTCAAATATCCCCCTGGTTGTAAAAAATAAATATTCATCTCCTCCCAGATGCGTGAGATGACCTCGTAAAGAGTCCACATAATCCAGCAAAATTCGGTGAATATTGAGCTTCAGCTTTTGAATTTCATGCTCCGAGTTATGGCGATCGACGATTTTGCCAAAGCCATCCACATTAATCAAACCAACTACGATCTGTGATTCCTTACTTTTTCTTGCATCCGTCGATAGAAGCGCTCTCTCTAGAGCAACAACGATGTCCTGCGTGGTTGGTACCATCCATTCATTGAGGATACCTATATCATTTAATTCTGCCGAAATGGAATGGATTCCAGTGAGCGCTCCCGAGGTCAAACCTTTGTTAAAACAATCTTTATGGAACTCCAACAGTTGTTCCCTTGTCGGGTTGCTGGCCTCTTCATAGCAAATGATTTGCAAATCTTGTTCATCGATTTCTTCCAAAAATCGTTTTACCATGATCGGAGTTACCGTATCTACACTTATGGCATTTCCAACAATTTGATAATTACCATTTACCTTGGCAAGCTTTTTTTGGATGTTGTAAAAAGCCTTATATAGTCCGGTCTCGTTATACCTCACGTAATGAACAGGTACGACCGATTTCACTTTCTCCAGCACTTTTCGGTAAGGGACAGGACCGCATAATAACAAAACTTCGACTTCATTCTTTATTTCATCGGATAAATTTGGTGTTTCCATTTCATTCTTTGAATACCTAACAACGGGTTCAAACGTGGGGAAATTTTTGATGACTTTGAGTATCTTAGACACCGTTTCCTTAGGTCCGACAATGCCAATCTTTACCCCAGCACTCGCATCGTTCTGACCTATTATTTTTCCTAAAGTATCAATGGGAGATCCCTCGCTTTAATTTTCAATTGTTTCAATATATTTGAAGTAGGCTGTCGATTCCTACATTATGACCTCTACCCACTAGTTAACATAACTCCAAAATTGATTTTAGAGCCATACAGCTCTCATGAGGGCAGATTGGCTGTGGTGCATACTAATGTTGCATTTTCTACAACAATTCACACGACAAAAGGCTATTTCACAATTTGAAGTTGCAGTTCGTACAACAATTCGGGCCCATTTGATGCGAAATCTCCTAGGCCCCAATTGTTGTACATAATGCAACAATGAAGTGACAGGGGCGGGAAACAGGCAGCTATTGTTGTACTTTCTGCAACATCATTCGAAAGAGAGTAGGGATAGTAGATGAACCCAAAACAACCCTGCGCGAAAGCTCTGTGCGCAAGGCCGTAGGATGCCCAAACTCAACTTAACTATAACGCAGAAAGGCCTCTGCCTTCAAGCAAGGTAGCCTTGCCGAATGAGTTAGGCAGATTACATCTCTTTCCCGAATACTTTCACTACATAAAAACTGGCTAGTCCTTTGGATACATCGCTCACAACAATTCGCACGTACCGGATTCCTGTTTCATGAAATTCATCCATGCCCATTTCTTGTCCCGTTTGTCTTTGAGAAGCCACTACTTTCCAATGGACATCATCAGATGAAACTTCGACTTGATAGTCATACTCTGTATTATCACTTTCCCAATAGATCTTACAGCCATCCAATTCATAGACCCCCTCAAGATCTACCTTCCACCACACCGGCAGGTCATTATTTCCAGCACTCCAACGCTCGCTCCATCGATCAGCCATGATATTGCTTGTTGCTTGGCTAGCACTGCATCCAGGAAGCTCAGAGCTGGCTTTCGCCGGTTTATTGATCGCAACATCCGTCCAGTGCTCCCAATATCTTGATGATGGTGGCGAAAAGTAAGGAATCCGATCTACTTCATATTCCGGTTTTCGAGCTGGCGGTATTTGTGATTTTCCCGGTACAAATGGCTCAGAGATGGGCTTCGATATGATTTCTACGGTCGCAGGTTTCAATCCATCTGACTCCGCAAGCAGTGTGATTAGGCCAGGTTCCTTCGTCGCACGAATGAGAACTCCGATGGCTCCCGCTTCTGCTTCTACGGGGTTAGACCCCACTCTGCTATCTCCATCACCGACAATTTCTGCCGGCCCAGTCAACTGGAATGCGATCTTATTGTAGGCATCCGGAACTACGGTTCCATTAGCATCTCGCACATACACATGAACCATGATTAAATCAGAACCATCCGCTTTCAGATCAATACCGCAATCATCCACAGATAATGATAAATAATCCGGAGTCCCCGGTGTCATGACGGCATGCGTTGCTACAATAACATCGTCAACAATCGCTTCAGCCATTAATGTTCCCGACTCCCATTCTACCCCTTCGAAAATGAAAGGTGCATGCGGCATACTGCTATAGCTTGCATCTGGTTTCTTAACACCCAGAAGCCTTCCGTTCAGATAGAGCCTGATTCTTTCACAGTTGCAATATATCGTAATATCCCTAGTTGAAGTCGCTGTCCAATCATTAGCAATGAATACCATTGGCGTTGTACGAATACCCGATATTTGTAAATGAGGTTCACTTTGGCTTTGAAATAAATAATAGCTATATTTGGGTAAACGATATAAATCCAGTGCACCACAGGCAGCTATATTATCGTAGTATCCCCTGTTCGTATCGATACCAGTCCACAGCGCTCCCCCGCTAAGTCCACTGGTAGATAGAATATTATTTAAAATGTCGGTGCGCTCTTTCGAAGACTGCAGCATGCCAGACTCGCCGCCTGGGTAGAAATCTCTTGTTCCTCTTGAACATCTGAGATGCGTATGCCTTGGACCCGCCTGCTCCAAATAATGGTCCCCCCATTCTCTGATGAAAGATCCCTGATTTTCACGAAGTGCTGCTCCGTAAACGACATCATAGTCGATGGCTGCAATTCTATAATTGTCACAGGCTGCATAGCATTGATCACCTGGATATTCGGCATGGGTGACCTCTAGGGCTGTTCGTGTATATTGTTCACTATAATCGGTTTCATTCAAGATAGGCTCCCACAATACGACACTAGGGCGATTCCTATGATAACGAATCATTTCTCGTATATCTTGATAGGATCTTTCTTTAAACGTATCGTTATCCCTGAACCACTGCCATCCAGGAGTCGGCACAATACACATCAGGCCTAATTCATCACAGGCGTCCATGAAAGCCGGAGATTGCGGATAGTGTCCAGTACGAATGATTGTAAATCCGCCTTCTCTAAGCTTGATCGCATCTCTTCTAT
It contains:
- a CDS encoding Gfo/Idh/MocA family protein; its protein translation is MMSGKPIRIGMIGLDSSHAPTFTQLLNDKNHAYYVPGGEVTVAYPGGSADFEMSYSRVEGFTEQVRDKYGVKIVDSPEAVAEACDAILMVSVDGRVHLELFRRIAAYRKPIFIDKPMALSSSDAKAIVELAQLHRIPMMSCSSLRYAEALTEALLESESGSIIGMDCYGPLAMQLTQPGLYWYGVHTAEMLFKTLGKGCVKVSAVTTDDHDLITGVWENGIIGTIRGNRKGNSEFGALLHRETKTQFIDVYRHPKPYYASLMEKIMSMFVSGTPDIDMDETLQIIRFLEAANESRESGLEVYL
- a CDS encoding dihydrodipicolinate synthase family protein, which translates into the protein MSIFKPLTPEKYRALHEGQVIPAHPLALNAAREMDERRQRALTRYYMASGTGGIAVAVHTTQFEIRDKEHNLFEKVLKLASEEVKNAKLNRPFLQVAGICGPTEQAVYEAETAVGLGYDLGLVSMGGLQSWTENDLLKRIAKIAEIIPVFGFYLQPSVGGRVLSYDFWKEFANISGVAGIKMAPFNRYQTIDVVRAVCNSERRDEIALYTGNDDNIVNDLLTTYHFVVNGNKVEKKIVGGLLGHWSVWTQKAVELLDAIKLVRNDESLSSHWLTRNIEVTDSNAAFFDTANGFAGCIAGIHEVLRRQGLLEGRWCLNPEEGLSNGQMEEIDRVYRNYPSLNDDEFVKKHLSEWLAD
- a CDS encoding NAD-dependent epimerase/dehydratase family protein, producing MKTIHDLETKLAQPSSALINDIAALDGDILLLGIGGKMGPSLARLAMNAIKEAGVNKKVIGASRFSSEGLKQELEGDGVETISVDLLNDQQLQQLPDVKNVIYMAGNKFGTMGNEHFTWAMNAYLPGRVAEKYKNSRIVAFSTGNVYPFTPVAHGGATEDTATGPIGEYGQSCLGRERIFEHFSRKYNTPLTIFRLNYAVDLRYGVLLEIAKSVKAGKPINITMGNVNCIWQGDANEMAIRSLNIASSPPNFLNVSGPETLSMRWAANMFGQRFGVEPIFVGEESPTALLSNSAKAHQLFGYPQVSMQQMIEWTAEWCLADGHTWNKPTHFQEREGKY
- a CDS encoding GTP cyclohydrolase IIa is translated as METPNLSDEIKNEVEVLLLCGPVPYRKVLEKVKSVVPVHYVRYNETGLYKAFYNIQKKLAKVNGNYQIVGNAISVDTVTPIMVKRFLEEIDEQDLQIICYEEASNPTREQLLEFHKDCFNKGLTSGALTGIHSISAELNDIGILNEWMVPTTQDIVVALERALLSTDARKSKESQIVVGLINVDGFGKIVDRHNSEHEIQKLKLNIHRILLDYVDSLRGHLTHLGGDEYLFFTTRGIFEQETAGYKRVPLASEIYRSYQLTLSIGVGFGRTANEAGSNARSALRKSKEASGNSCFIVREDRGILGPLEMVDAQVKDLELVNPDFIKKAENANMTSPYLSRLLVTYARTGKKEYNVQELALLLNITVRSTHRLLLEWSDTGLVRTSGMEKMPKGRPRQIFEFAFLDESMNN
- a CDS encoding sugar-binding domain-containing protein — encoded protein: MNTIDELGIIHVLKKGVHRNKLSFNQDWRFFRGDIRGSEAANFDDSAWEIVHLPHTVRVEPAHCSGGLNYLGISWYRRHFYVDKTYNGQKIFVEFEGAKHSADVWLNGKHLLTHYGGYLPFTIDITDYVTADGETDHVIVVKLDNSDMPDVPPGKPQGELDFCYYGGLYRNVWLHTTDKLHITDAIYANQQAGGGLFITYSDVSSLKAQVNIQTHISNEYDIAKACSVSHYLVNDNNEVVSKATSSLHNIDQQKDHTFTQSVTVSEPKLWHPDHPYLYTVYTVVYDNDVVVDAYESRIGIRHIRFDGEGFHINGKLMKLIGANRHQEYVYVGDALSDSLHRRDAIKLREGGFTIIRTGHYPQSPAFMDACDELGLMCIVPTPGWQWFRDNDTFKERSYQDIREMIRYHRNRPSVVLWEPILNETDYSEQYTRTALEVTHAEYPGDQCYAACDNYRIAAIDYDVVYGAALRENQGSFIREWGDHYLEQAGPRHTHLRCSRGTRDFYPGGESGMLQSSKERTDILNNILSTSGLSGGALWTGIDTNRGYYDNIAACGALDLYRLPKYSYYLFQSQSEPHLQISGIRTTPMVFIANDWTATSTRDITIYCNCERIRLYLNGRLLGVKKPDASYSSMPHAPFIFEGVEWESGTLMAEAIVDDVIVATHAVMTPGTPDYLSLSVDDCGIDLKADGSDLIMVHVYVRDANGTVVPDAYNKIAFQLTGPAEIVGDGDSRVGSNPVEAEAGAIGVLIRATKEPGLITLLAESDGLKPATVEIISKPISEPFVPGKSQIPPARKPEYEVDRIPYFSPPSSRYWEHWTDVAINKPAKASSELPGCSASQATSNIMADRWSERWSAGNNDLPVWWKVDLEGVYELDGCKIYWESDNTEYDYQVEVSSDDVHWKVVASQRQTGQEMGMDEFHETGIRYVRIVVSDVSKGLASFYVVKVFGKEM